A stretch of DNA from Montipora foliosa isolate CH-2021 chromosome 4, ASM3666993v2, whole genome shotgun sequence:
CATCTGTACCTACATTCAAGAAGAATTTAAGACTTCCTGTGTAGTTTGAACTGattcaaaatgttttaaaccagttcaatttttaTCTTCGTTTGTTTCAGATTTTGATAATGAATAGTAGACAATTAAGAACTGCTTTGAAACATtataaaccaagaaaaaattgaaCGACAACACATATACTGTATTTCATTTTAAGAAATGTCCCTTTTAAATGCAGTTGCAATACAAGGAATACCTGTTTACATAAACCATAAAATTTAAACCATAAAATATGATAAAGTGATTAAAAGTTATGCACAAATCTAGCACGATGTAAGAGCTGTATTGTTTATGTACATTGATCATTTACGATTATAAGAAAATCAATTATAAAAAACTTAATCTGTTACAAAGGTGACATCGTTGCATGCCTCCTTAAGAAAGCCGAAATGCGTTCTTGAGAACAGTTATTGTTCCGAGTGATGAATTAAAGATTATCGCATTTTGTTCATTTACATTACGAGAGACAATCAATCCATCTTTGATTGCTATATATAAATGTGGCTTTAATATAAGTGTGCGCACTCATGATCTACGGCTAAAATAGTAGCATTATTATGGAACATTACTGGAAACGTGTGCACACCTGACAGTCTTCGGCAGGGATAATatataatgtgaagtgcttctctcttctttcgGGGAAGCTTCTTTCAAACAAAAACATTCTGATCATCAATCCAGTCGATGGAGTTTGTACAAATAAATGGCAAGAATCTGAAACAGAACAAGGTTTCAAAATCCTCAAATTCTATCTGATAACCTAGGAAAGGTTTAAACCATcagaaacaaacaacaacagtCACTGCTGTCTTCCATATTTTTTATGGCAGTTTCTTTCCCAAACAAAGACCCGTCTCCGTTATGTTTCCGTTTTACCAGGGTCAGAGGACATTGTTATtataaaaatattgaatattgCATGGCTTATAATTAATAAAGGCGTTTCGAATCGTATTGATTAGAATAATCTTGTAGTTAAAAATAATCATAATACGTGCATTTTAGTTGTTACGTTCAATGTACAGTCCCACAGGACTATAAATATGACTTGAACAGGTTAGGTGCGAAAGTAACAGCCACAAGTCATTTTGCAACACAGGGGCAAGATTGATATCAAAAAGTCACTTGAGAAAACTTAGAAACAGCCGAAAAATAAATTACACTTTAAGTACACACTTACTTAACGATGGAGTTTTCTTTATCAGATCTTCAACCTGTTGCTCACTGCCACAAAAATTGCATTCTTCGAGTGAAGTGCTATTGTACAGGCCAAGTGGAAAATCACCATACGCGCTTCGTGGATCGTCGGGAAAGCTACTTTCTGTGCGTACAGATTTACTTTCTAATTCTGACGACACACTAACAGAAGACACTTGCGGCTCTTCTGACGATGTCTCTGGCGATTTTTCCTCGTTGGGATTTTCCAGAGTTTGTTGTGGTGCATTTTCGCGTGCACTTGCAATCAGTTCTTCGCTCGTGTCGTGAGATTCGATTCGAGAAGCGCCGCCATTAACGTTGCCACTTTCTTCGTGGTCCTGCAAAGTTAAAGCAGAGTGCAAAATTAACAAGGTTAGAACACTACTATAATTTTCAGGATTACTTTCGCACCTAACCTGTTGCTTATGAATCGAAAGTTATTATCAAAATGACGATCACCCTGACGTGATTCGAAATGGAACACAAAACCGGGAAAAATAGAAGTGAAAGTAAAAACGGAATTGGGGAAAAGTGAAAGCTTGTAACTATCTGTATTTTACACACGCTCGATGTTTCTTTTTAAAGTTAATTGCTAATGAACAGCACTAGGACCTACCATGCTGTCTCAAATCTGTCGAATGGAGTTAGAAAATTGATCGCACTGTTCTGGCTTTTGCACGTTCCTCTGTTATTTTCACACAGTCCGCGGATTTTATACTCTGTCAGTCTTCAACCACATCGGTCACGTGTCGGGTagagcaatctgattggttcacgGATGCTCGGGGAATGCCCCTGGGGAAAAACCCACATTCAGAGTTGTCTCGGAAATTCGTTATCATCTTTGTTGTGGCAACGAATAATAAATAcgcgttacaagtacgtaagcACGCTTTTTGCAAGCGATCTAACCACTACATAAACTGCTTATGCAAATGAACCGCGCTAATTCCGCTTTTTGCAAGCGATCTAACCACTACATAAACTGCTTATGCAAATGAACCGCGCTAATTCCGTTTCTCCCTCGTTCTGAATGTATAGCTGAATTACTTCCTGCACCCCAAAACAGCCGCCGTGTTCACTACAGCAGTATTTGTGATTAAGAGTAGCGAAATCAGGATGGACGTCATTATATTTCTATTCTACTTTTTGGTAAGTTGACAAACGATTATCTTCAAGGAGTTTGTTGATTGTAGGAGAAAGACCTTGAATCGTAACATGGAGGCGCCCGCGAAACTCCCAAATTGTCGTCTATTTAAGAAGCGATCGGACAGATTTCGTTTTAGAAACAGGTGTGCAAAACAAATGATTGCCGATGTTCGATAAATAATCACTGCATACAGTAGAGTTTGATGTCAAAATTCATTAAATactttgatttgcattaatgtACGACACAAGGATTAGAATTTTGTAGGCATGCTCGTAAAATACACGTAGTAAACTCCCTCTTGCTGCGGCCATTGTGCCCGCTTTGTTGCAACCTATTAATTGCCTTTAGGTAAAAGAAGTATCCTCGGCCATTGTTTGTGAAGAAAGTCATAATGGCAATGGATTGCTGGATTTCCTGGGACTTGATAACTTATCAGCTCAAGTCTTCGGCTTCGTTATTATATCGTTGGTCTGTTATAACCTACTCAACCATGGTCGAAATCCCTCTGGAAGAG
This window harbors:
- the LOC138000331 gene encoding uncharacterized protein, coding for MDHEESGNVNGGASRIESHDTSEELIASARENAPQQTLENPNEEKSPETSSEEPQVSSVSVSSELESKSVRTESSFPDDPRSAYGDFPLGLYNSTSLEECNFCGSEQQVEDLIKKTPSLNSCHLFVQTPSTGLMIRMFLFERSFPERREKHFTLYIIPAEDCQAYKEIHQQNTQRGNSRQIPFAVNNSRSKEFHTCFLENEQQITVSFDIENQYQQNFVAMDDDDRRQFVFRGLTIRSESQNRLEKGAKSTFRVQCIGEPGALCQEQGVITLTINSHSSMITKLFFSISTWSSMRDHADEVQEGEI